The following are encoded in a window of Vigna unguiculata cultivar IT97K-499-35 chromosome 8, ASM411807v1, whole genome shotgun sequence genomic DNA:
- the LOC114193451 gene encoding alpha-soluble NSF attachment protein 2-like: MGDHLARAQDFESKAEKRLNGWGLFGSKFEDAADLFDKSANSYKLAKSWDKAGSTYIKLANCHLKLESKHEAAQAYVDAAHCYKKTNTNEAVSCLDNAVNIFCEIGRLSMAARYLKEIAELYEAEQNIEQAVIYFERAADFYENEEVNTSANQCKQKVAQYSAQLEQYQRSVEIYEEIARQSLNNNLLKYGVKGHLLNAGICQLCRGDVVAITNALERYQDLDPTFSGTREYRFLADIAAAIDEEDVAKFTEVVKEFDSMTPLDSWKTTLLLRVKEKLKAKELEEDDLT, encoded by the exons TTGGCTAGGGCCCAGGATTTCGAGAGCAAGGCAGAGAAGAGGCTCAACGGTTGGGGTTTGTTTGGCTCCAAATTCGAGGACGCCGCTGATCTCTTCGACAAATCCGCCAATTCCTACAAGCTCGCCAAATCAT GGGACAAAGCAGGATCCACGTACATCAAATTGGCGAATTGTCATTTGAAG TTGGAAAGCAAGCATGAAGCTGCCCAAGCTTATGTTGACGCTGCGCATTgctataaaaaaactaatacaaaTG AGGCTGTATCTTGCTTAGACAACGctgtaaatattttttgtgagatTGGAAGACTCTCTATGGCTGCTAGATATTTGAAG GAAATTGCGGAGTTATATGAGGCTGAACAAAATATCGAGCAGGCAGTAATTTACTTTGAAAGAGCGGctgatttttatgaaaatgaagaagtgAACACTTCTGCAAACCAGTGCAAGCAAAAAGTTGCTCAATACTCTGCCCAGCTAGAACA ATATCAGAGGTCAGTTGAGATTTATGAAGAGATTGCTCGCCAGTCTCTAAACAATAATTTGCTGAAGTATGGAGTTAAAGGACATCTTCTTAATGCTGGCATTTGCCAACTTTGTAGAGGCGATGTTGTTGCTATTACCAATGCACTGGAGCGATATCAG GATTTAGATCCAACATTTTCAGGAACGCGTGAATATAGATTTCTTGCA GATATTGCTGCTGCAATTGATGAAGAAGATGTTGCGAAGTTTACTGAAGTTGTAAAAGAATTTGATAGCATGACCCCTCTG GATTCTTGGAAGACAACACTTCTTTTGAGGGTGAAGGAGAAACTGAAAGCCAAAGAAC